In Nodosilinea sp. PGN35, the genomic stretch AAACCCCAGATCGATGTCTTTTTGCAGCCACTCAATGTGCTGCTGTAGGTCGGCAGAAACGCGCACGTGCTGGTACATGTCCTCCGGCTTTACAAAGGCGGCGGCGGCGTCAAACTGACGGGGATGCCTCAGCTCCGCCAGCATGGTGCTTTCAAAGATATTGGTGCGCCACTGGTCGTAGGCCCCCTGAAGCGCGGCCTCCTCAGTTTTGGCGTAGGACAACTGCACCTTGAGATACATCGGTTTGTGCTCGCCCCCGCCCCGCCGAAAGGCCTCTACCACCTGCCGCAGCTTCTCGTGGGGATGGGAAATGGTGATCAACCCATCGGCCCAGCCCCCTACCCACTCGGCGGTCTTAGGGGTAATGGCCGCTCCTATAATGCGGGGCGGGCTGGCGGGGCGAGTGTAGAGTTTGGCTGCGTCTACCTGCACCAGACCGTGGTGGGTAACGGTTTCACCGGCCCACAGGGCGCGCATTATGTCCACGCATTCTTTGAGCCGCTGGTTGCGCTGGGCTTTGTCGGGCCACAGGGTACCGGTAATGGCCTCGTTCATGGCCTGCCCGCTGCCCAGGGCCACCCAAAAGCGATCGCGAAACATTTCTGCCAGGGTCGCCGCCGCCTGGGCAATGATGGCGGGATGGTAGCGCTGGCCGGGGGCACAGACTACCCCAAAGGGCAGCGCGGTGGCCTGCATGGCTGCGCCCAGCCACGACCAGGCAAAGCCGCTCTCCCCCTGGCGATCGCTCCAGGGATGAAAATGATCGGAGCAGGTAATGCCCGTGAACCCCGCCTGCTCCGCCTGCTGAACCCGCGCCAGCAGTTCGCTGGGAGGAAACTGCTCGTGGGAGGCGTGATAGTTTAGCTGCACCATAATCTACCTGGGACTTTCTCTAACGTTCGACAAACGTTCGATGCGCAGACACGGCAGCCGCTCAAGCTCAAAAAAGAGATTTTTCCATCTTCGGCTGCGTCGGTTGAGGAGCGATCGTTCCTTTGAAAACAGGTCAAAGGGATAGTCGCAGCGGCGCTGTTTAAACAAAAACTCAAGTCTGCCCCGGCAGCTCATTGAGCAATATTTCGCTCGATAGAGCAGGTTTCTAGAAAGCAGATAGACATTCTGCAGGAACCCCAACTCCAGACCCACCGCCCCGCCCAATGCCGCAGAAACCGCCGCAGAAATTTTGCAGGAATAGGGTCAAATTGCCGCCTTGCCGCCGCTCTATTGGCCGGAGCCTCAGCCCAATAGCCACCTCAGTTTTGCAAGGCTTCCGCCGTTCAGCATCTATCAAATGCAGTACTTGGGTCTAAAAACTCAGGAGCCGGTATGCCTTTAGACGAGATTTCAACTACCTTCAGCGGCTGCCAATTCCGTCGGCATTCACGAACCAAATGCTTACTCGCCCCATCCCTTGGTCGTCGAGATCTCTTCCTTTTTATTCCCCTCGATCCATCCAATGAGCGATAGGAAAATTGCTTCGAGTTGTTAAACCATTAGTTAGGCAGCGGTTGCCGAGTTGGCAGCGGTTGCTGGCTTCGCAAGTTAAGGAGGAAGCATCTATGGCTTCACAGCACAGACGAGCAGTTGGTATCTTTCCCAATCGTCCCACAACGGCTTCTGCACTGCAGGCGCTCAGCGACTCAGGCTTTGCTATGGGTAATGTGTCGGTGATTGCTAGAGATGCCGACCGAGAAAGCGCGATCGCCGGGATTGACGTCAAGGCAGAAGCGAGCAACCAGGCCAGCACAGTAGGTACCGCTGGGGCCGTGACCGGTGGAGTACTGGGCGGGGCTGCGGGCCTGCTGGTAGGCTTGGGCACCCTGGTTATTCCCGGCGTTGGCCCAGCGGTGCTGGCGGGCGAAGCGGCTGTGGCGCTGTCGGCGGTGCTGGGCGGGGCGGCAGGGGCCGCAGCGGGTGGACTCCTGGGGGCATTGATCGGTCTGGGTATTCCTGAACACCGGGCTAAGCGCTACCGCGATCGCGTAGAGCGGGGCGACTACCTGGTCATGCTCAGGGGTACCGAACCCGAAATTGCCCGCGCCGAGCGCACCTTGCAGGCCGCCGGTATTCAAGACTGGGGCGTTTATCAGGCTCCAGCCGACCTGTCCGCCGCCAGGGCTGGCTCCCCCAACGCCACCTTCGACGGCAGCGGCGGCGCTGCTGCCGGGGGCGATCGCCCCTACAACCAGGTCGATCACCCAATGGATCAGGAGTATCCCCCTGGGCAACCGCTGCGGCAGGGCGATCGCCCCTCGGTCACCGGTCTACCCTACGCCTCTGGGCCCCAGAGACCCCCTAGCTCCCTGGGCTAGCGCCTGGGGTTCCCCATGGGCCTAACCCAAAGACCTGCCCGCAGCCTTATCCATGGCTGAACTTGATGATATCCGTTGAGGAAAAAACCCGTGAATATTTTGAAATCGATTCGACTGGGGGTCGTTGCCCTCTGTCTGGGAGTCATTTTGTTGACCACCAGCGCCTGCGGCACCGCTACTCAAACCAGCACCGCTCCCCGCATTGCCCCGGCCTACAGCCAGCTCGAGCGCG encodes the following:
- a CDS encoding TIGR03885 family FMN-dependent LLM class oxidoreductase, with product MVQLNYHASHEQFPPSELLARVQQAEQAGFTGITCSDHFHPWSDRQGESGFAWSWLGAAMQATALPFGVVCAPGQRYHPAIIAQAAATLAEMFRDRFWVALGSGQAMNEAITGTLWPDKAQRNQRLKECVDIMRALWAGETVTHHGLVQVDAAKLYTRPASPPRIIGAAITPKTAEWVGGWADGLITISHPHEKLRQVVEAFRRGGGEHKPMYLKVQLSYAKTEEAALQGAYDQWRTNIFESTMLAELRHPRQFDAAAAFVKPEDMYQHVRVSADLQQHIEWLQKDIDLGFESISLHNVNCDQQPFIEAFGQQVLPACK
- a CDS encoding general stress protein is translated as MASQHRRAVGIFPNRPTTASALQALSDSGFAMGNVSVIARDADRESAIAGIDVKAEASNQASTVGTAGAVTGGVLGGAAGLLVGLGTLVIPGVGPAVLAGEAAVALSAVLGGAAGAAAGGLLGALIGLGIPEHRAKRYRDRVERGDYLVMLRGTEPEIARAERTLQAAGIQDWGVYQAPADLSAARAGSPNATFDGSGGAAAGGDRPYNQVDHPMDQEYPPGQPLRQGDRPSVTGLPYASGPQRPPSSLG